The genomic stretch cttcaTAATTACATTAAATGTCATAGTGCTAAAATTTCATCAGTTGAAAGCGGCCAGTAACCTGTGAAAAGTACAGCTCACatctgttctttttttttcagaatattataGTAATTCCCTATCAAGCTTGCTACTCTTGCTGACGCCAACGCACGTCACCAGATCTGATGGGGCAGATTTTATAACAAtgcaaatttcaatatttaaactCCAAAAACTTTGATATTCTTAACAATAACAGACAACGTTCACTAATGCAGTGAAAAAAAGAGATTTTGACATAACTTTTCAAATCATACACAGTAACAAAGTGACATGTGACAGATAAACCCTCTATGTCTGATCATCTAAGTATAAGATTAAACTGGGAGACAATACCAACTCACCAACTGAGAGTCTTACATCAGGTACCTCTAACTAATACAGAGACGGTAGAGGAACTAGAAGCCTCCAATCACTTGTCCTATTTATCATCATCAAAATGGCATATGAAAACAGCTGCCCAGTAAAATCAAAGGAAATCCATATAGAAGTGCCTTGGTAAACAGAGAATTGGGCCACTTGAAAACTAAAGTTTAACAATGCAAAGAATACTGGCAATAAGGTAGAATATAGAACAGCTTCTGTATGTCTCTCTGGTATATAGTTGGTTCGAAACTGGCGCAGGAGCTGGATTGGGAAAACGTATAGGTGTAGAGTGGCTGAAAAGACAAAACAACTCCccaaaaaatctataaatctaCAATATCTTATTAATCAAGATATTGCGTTATTGtgctatttttaaaatcaaaaaatctaaactTACTTGAGGCGGTGTTGGTTGTTTCTGTTGTTGTAACTGTTTAAGTAGGCATGTAATAGGGTCGTTACTTGGATTTGAGGAAATTTGTTCAACGGAACCCCTAGATGTCGGTCGTGGCATATTAATATTTCCTCCAATACTGACTGGTATATTGCTTTGCATTCCCGGTATAGGTATTCCACCCGTATTTAGAGAAGGCGTCTATACACAAAGAAGAATTCACATCATACACAAATGACGATATAAAAACACATTCGAAATTTATAAAGTTAGTTAGTTAGTCCAGTACATACAATAAAGGAATTgtgaacttgaaaaaaatctacTTGTCTGTGTCATTGAATACTATGTAGCGTCACATCTACTGGAATTTACGAATAGGAATCTTTTgatgattaataaaattatttttatgcaaTTCATAATTCTAGGTTTGTTAAAAGTTGAACTATACAGAGGAATTTTTGTTCGAATATTGCCTAATGATTTAGACCAAGTTGTTTCTGTTAATTccatatacatatatttaatattaagcCTTTATAACCAAATAACTTATGTATTCTGTTGGTTATTTTGTGTGGCTGAGGAGTTCTACCTTAACATTTTGTGAGCATTGAATATTTAGGTTTTTCCAAGTAATACTGGTAGTCTAATGTTACATTTTATTTGATAACTGCAGCACCAACTCCTATGGTGATTTTTGAATCATCTGTTCACCATTTACAGGGCATTACCTGTAAGCGTTCGCAGCACCTGAAATACTCTTTTGGGCGTTCCACATAGCGACTACTATCGTTGTGGTCGCGGCTAGAACGTCATGACTAACGTTTACGACGACCCTTTATCAAGAGGTTCATAAGCCATTCCACATGAGTTTACAATTACAACGCTCTGGACTAAGTAGAACAGGAATGGACGGGGTCGTGAATGTGATTGATATGAGTGCTTAGTGTAATGTACccttaatattatttctttaggAAGTTTGGATGATTTATCTCAGTCTTTCTTCTTACTTAGCCCCTTGTTATAATATGCGTCTACTTAATTGTCTACCTAATTAAGTTCAAATATTAAGTAAAagtgatttaaaataaatattgaatttataaaaattactagTTATGATAAGAATTTCCATGAAACTAGGTAAAATGTTTAGAGTTTCGTTAGTctgatatttataaattcttcagtttcaaaatttatatataggAGAGCATTTcctttttatacaaaattaaaagctCTTATCAATTATACCAGTTATTGATTCTTTCATGCGAGCAAATGTATCCGATAATTTTGGATGTTACCTGTAAACTGGATATACTTGTGGGTAATCCTTCTGGCTGAGGTATATTTCCAGGTATAGAATTTCCTAAGCCTGCAGGTAAATTATTCGGAAGAGCCGTCGTAGGTAGTCTATTTTGCATGGAAAGGAGGTTGGTCATATGCAACTGCAAATGAGGATCTAATGTACCAGGTATGTTTTGGGATTGTTTATCGACCAATCCTTGCCCTGGTAGTTTATTTGCCTGAAACAGTGTCAGTTATTCATGGAAGAATGTCGGTATTTCCGAAACTCACTTGCTGCATTTGATTTATCATGTGCATTAAAGGATTGGTCGCTGGAGGTTGTTGCAAATATTGGAGATCTTGAGAAACCtgctaaaataaaataataataaaagaaatcatcatattgttaataaattgaatcaagtcatttgtaaaatttgtacCAACAGAATAATTGCAACTAATGACAAAATAAGGAGATAGCCCGACCATCCCAAATCTGCTTTatcaattgaattgaaaataaaattatttccctatattattaatatttttaaaatacttccATTACTCACCTATTTCCATtcaataaatgtcaaaaatagataaaaatttctaaacatttACTCCTAAGATAATATTTGTCTAAATGTTAGTGACTTTCATGGTACAAACTATGATTGGATTATTGATTTAAGTTTCTTTTCAATcaacattataatttttgtagtaccTGTTGTTGTTGCTGCAAAATCAGTCTTTGAGCCGCTAGTTCTTGTTGTTGCTGGATTGAAATAGCAGTCCATGGTTCAGTAAGAAGTCTGGCTTGAGCCTGTTTGAATGCTGCCATCTGAGATAAATATTGCAATTGCATAATGTCTGGCTCAGGTTGTACTTTTGTGATATCGTTTTTCAATACCGGGAAACGACTGTTCACTAGGAAAGGATTCACTCCACCACACAAAGTTATTAATTCACCTAATAAAAAGAACCGCTCATCACACTGTCTTCGCACTTTTAATTGATTACTAAAATATCCAGCTTTGTACCATTCAGCCATTTCTATGTTCGAAAAAGGACCTTGCATTTGTCcctggaaaatatatttgctcTTGTAAatgtaagaaattattttcattgtgaatgattatgaaaaaaatgtgtttttcaaGTTGAGGAGGGAAAATTTTCATCCTATGTAGCACTAAAAAGAGTACAAGGAAAGACATTAAATGTAGAGAATGGAATAACCAGAAAAAGTTGTTACAGAACATATAGATGAAGACGAAATAATAGAACAAAAAGAGGaactataaaataacaaagaCTAGGGGAGATATAAATAGATCAAACatttatatcacaaaaattaacAATGTAATAACTACAgatgaaaatacaaatacctgGAAGTAATATTTGCTAAAGAAGGATTATATAATAATGATCAAAAGTACATACATGAATTATACAGAAAGACGAACACTGGAATAAAGGATGagagaaatttatataaaagttttgacAATATCAGCCAAAACATTAAGAAAGGAAATAGGTTCCTAATTACTTAATAAAGGAGGAAtggaaaacagaaaaatgtCTCATATTACATagatatgaattattttatctaaaCACCACAAGAGAGATAATAATAGGCACATATGAAAAAAAGGAATAAGAATGATgcaaaagataaataaaaactggAGGTAATAGCAAGCAAATGATATGTACAGATAGTACTAAAAAACCAATATGTTTAAAGAAACAGCCATGTGAAatgattttcttattataacttaattactaaataaaaaaaagttatagtagAGACCCGATTTAGTGCGCTTGGATAATAGGAAATCCAGGTAAATGAATGAAAAGAGGCAGTTTTTCCATGTACTTATGTATAATACATTTGggaaagttattaaaaataacaaaaaccaaGTGAAATTGCTTTCACTAAAAATCAATGTTcaataagaaattatattttttcaaattaccaaaatacttcaaaattatcaaaaaaatactataaGTACATGATATGTAAAACATAGTTTAATCCATTACTAAATTCTATATTACATATATAACTATGGTATACATGTCGGTGAGGAGTTAAACAACTACAAGTGATAGCTGTTACAGTGGAACCTTCTCTTACAAATGCATGGCATCTTGCTACTGTAATGTGAAAGATGAAGATGTGCTGATTCCAGTAATTTTAACCGATTTGGTCTTCAATTTCGAGTGAATGGAGTTTCCAGTGCATCCGTATTTTACTATGATTATCCATAAGGATCAAAGTCAATCTCTAAGTTTTGCTGGTGACTGCAGTGGCCAATACTGTGTTGCTTGGTCCAGAgtttaataccaaaaaaaggTATTCCCCCACTTACAATaaagttcaaaatattctctatgcattacattgaaataaacaatttgataaataaaagaattCCTTTTTCccaacaaataaacaaaatgaatctTTTTACCTAACACTGTGGGTATACCCTAgtcaagaaataaaatatataatcgaGTCTCCTCTGCATTACTAGAAAAATCTATGCCAATTGTCACTCAATTTCTGTATTTACGTTATATTTGAATTACTACCTGTGGATCTTGGTAAAACCATTTATCTACTACTGTAGGTGCAGCTAAGTTTGGAGGTGGTTGTACACCACTAACTTCAAAATTATTGGGTATTTGCTTAGGTACTTCCTCGTCCACTACCAGTTTAAGAACTAAATCCTCTTGTAGCCTTTCAAAATCTGAATCATCGGGCCTTtaacaaatatagaaatatattttaaaaaattatataaaatataatctgtttatacaaaatttaaaaataaaattacattaaGTTCCTTTCATTAATGGGTAAAACACAAACAATTATGGAAAGTTTTGTGGgatttttgtcatttattatacaaatatcttttaaaattattcgcTGGCAGAATTAatggataatttattatttggctaaaatttttatcaaaaaaactttgAATCCTCTTTTTAACATATGCTGCTTTGCAAAACatgtaaatttagaaaaatataaattatggtTTGTCcagtaaaattttaaaatgaacccTAACAATCACCAAAATCATAATTTACTACCAAAGAGTGTACATGGAGATCCCATGTAGTACTATCAATTTCTATTGCTTCAAAAAGTTCCACAAGGtggaaaaaaatcacaaaagtGGATGAGGGCTTATAAATAATGCAAATCAGCATCAATTTTGTAACTTGAAGTACTAAGACAAAGCTTTGATGCATCTATTTCAATTCATCAAGATTTTGTGTGACACTATCAACAAGAATTAAGCAATTATATGATAAGAAAACTGCTTAAAGTTTGATGGGAGGTCCAGGCAAATTGATCTCCTTTAACTCCTGCACAAAGGAGAACACCAATGGTCCAATGCAATGTTCACTGTAGATCAATATATAGTATTGCTAACAAAAAGTTTGCACAATACTGCAACTAAGGTATGTGTATGAAGTGACTTTAATATGGAGACCCTCACAGACATGGTGGTCACTGAATGAGGTCGTCTTTATGCTTGCATCTacattgttgaaatattaaaacaaattgtaCCTTTTGCTTCCTTTGCAGGAACAAAATCCTCTTCCTACATGACAATGGTCGACTACATATCACAAGAATAATCcaaaattatctacaagaaATCGAAATCCATACAATAGTATGGTCATCTAACAACAATGATCTCAATCCAATAGACCATTTTTCAGATGTTATGcatgttataaaataaaatttaaattccaattttgtcatatattttataatattaatttttaatgtggTTTCATATTCCACAAAAGctttaaataatcaaaagttTTCTTTTAATGTTAAAAAGGTTTCATTAAGAATAAAAACATACCTAGGAGCTTCATTAACAGATCCGTTAGGAATCACTGGTGGattatcactattttttgtcaattttgggGGACCTTCTGACTTAGCTCTTTCTTGAACATTTAtggttttatctattttttctgGTACACTAGGATCtgactttttcttttcttctacatgatcttttttatttccattttggGATACATCTTCTATTTCTTTGAACTGATTCTGAAAGAAGACGTCTCTGTAAATCTGTCAAAAACACCAAAGGCAGTACCCAAGAGATAAGTTTTGATTTAAGCAATAAACACTTATAATAACTTCAAATAGTTATCAACAATAATTATGAAGTTGATAATGATTAAGATGATTGCAAAAATAGTAATTGTAGTCTTCCTTAAACTACTAAATGCATGCATTTTAAACATATAAAACCATTGTGTCACAGATCTAGCCTAAGAAATAAGTATGTTAAATTACCCCAATGTAGAAAGTGccagaatatttcaaaatttgattaagtCAATAGCTCTTAGCTTAAATCTGAGATCTATTATTAAGTTCAACCACATACGAATGATAAATGAGTGATAACATTATGTCAGAATAATCTCTAGTTtagatattttgatatataaaattattaaaaatgattgcTACCTCTTCTAAAACTTCCTTTTTATGTATGGTTTCTTCATCTTTCACAAGGGATAAAGTGGACTTGGATGAAGTTATTGGAGGTGGCtgactttttgttgaaatatgttgttgtgATGTTGATTTCTGGAGACCCATTTCCTTTCTATGAGGTTTACCTTCAGGCTGAAAcataccaaaataataaaaggatACATcctatacatatacatattatcTTTTATATAACACAGATAATTAACTTTAAAATTGCTTTATATATGGAAATATGAcgaatatgtttttattttcctGACTAATTTCAATGGatcagatataaataaataaccaatTTCTCTTCAAAACGTAAGATAGAAATTCAATCATACTTATTTCAGATCTTTAGTCAAGAGTCAGGTCTTAGGAAGTGTTAAAAAGctacaaaatttatattactATAACTAATTTCCTTCACCACGtctaatttcaaagaaattaagGTAAATATTTGAGCATCATTATTTTAGAGAACAGTCagattaaattcaaatatttagaaGCAAATTCCAGAAAATCTCTTCAACTTTATATTTGTTTCCAATTATAAACGTTAATACTTTAAGATTTGCCCATTTCTTGGGTAAAGCcaataatacaattcaaaattggTATCATGAAAAGTAGATCATTAATTGGTATTTAAGATAACAAATAAAGGAATTCTGGAATAGGTTAATCATTTTCCCCTTAAgtagtttttagaaaatataatagaattttttttactgtgGAGGAGAATATGTGACAAGATACTGCTTACTCTTAATGTGTTAGTGATCTTTGAGTAGTTCTTATAAAAGTAGAATGGGTACAAACTTTACCCAATACATTTGATTAATACtagacaagaaaaaaaaaacataattcttAATGTGCTTGATGCATTTGTTTATCTACTCACAAATCCATTAACGAATTAGTGCGTGTAATTTAATAATTCCTTGagaatatctacaaaaaaatacatgaaaactTAGTTTAATGAACTCACATCACTGATGAGATCTTTTACCattaatgtttttgtaataACTTTATAATTCTATTGTTATTATTTGAGCCAacagtttacaattttttgcaaatttgtATTCATAAGGATATCCAGCTGCTAGTGAAAAAATAGACtcacataaataaatttttttatagaaaaagttaAGTATGTCCAAACAATTAATCTAACATCTTTAgtcaatttgatatttcaaactCCATAATGTACCCATAAACTTCTCTCAATGTAGATAACTTTGATTAGTAAATTTAATATAGCCCATATAGTACaagaataaaagtaaatttggCCTCATTATCCCTTGATAAAAACCAATATTTACTTAATATGTAATGGAAGTTctgaattattagaaattaatgtattttcattattaaggTTAGAACTGACAGAAATGTTTCACTATCACCTCAAAAGGGAATTTTCACTGAGTCAAAGAATGTGAATCTTGATATGTgtacaaatgaaaaatgtacCTGCTCATCATCAGATCCATGAAAAGCTCCCTTTTCATCAAATGTACCCCCTCCTTCAGTTGGGTTTTCTGTAGCCCATTCTGGCAGATGATCCTCACTTTCCCAAGATTTCCGGGCGAGTGGGGCACGATTATCATTCCAACTAGTTCGGCCACCTCTCTCTGGGGGTCCTGTTCTTTCCTCAGAATCCCCTTCGCCCCTCCAGCTTGTAGAGCGCCCTGagtatcatttaaaaaatactaaatgactatacaaaaaaatctatctTAATGATCAAGCAATTTCTCAAATCAACGTAACAAGCTAAAAATAGGTGGAGAAtcatatagttttatataaGAACACAAATTATAGATTAGAAAAGATtctagcatgaaaattttcgatatttagATGTTAAATCACAAAAGATTTGTGTCAAAATTATGGTAACACAAATTCACACCATTactaaaatagtaaaaaatttctAGATATGGGAACTGATAGtaacacaaaaacaaaagtaaaaagtCAAATAGCACCATCAATATCACATATTACCTATTTGGTTACATAAAAATGAGGATATACATAATTATGCTGATATTAAAACTCATATATGGTTAAATAAAATCGTACCCCATTTTTCATGTCCACTACTTCGCCCTGGTCCACTTGTGTTAGTACTTCTCCATCCGTCATCTTCATCATTTCTAGCCCTTCTCCAATTGTCTGAAGTTGTTCTTTGATTTATGTACTCCTTTCTAGGACTCCACTCTGTCTGTTCTCCATTGCCCCACCCAGAATCGTACCCTCCTGTTAGTCTACCATATTGGTAACCTCTTCCCCTGCTTATTCGACCACCCCTTTCCAATGACCCACCTCTTCCACGAAGTGGACCAGGGGGCACTGCATTTGGTCTAGGCTGCCAACCTctctaatgaaataaattttcatgataaCAGGGCATTTGGAACTAGAAGTATGGTAAGTTTATGCTACTTACCTCTTCATCAGTTGTTGGCAACAAAGCTAATGGCTGGAGGCAAATATCAGAATAGAGACATTTAAAATTTGATAGAGAGACAGGTGGCTttacatttttatcaaataaggCTAACATCTCTTCACGTCCATacctgtaaaaaaattttatttagaaataggACTTTTTGTATACTTGCTAAATAATGCATTTGTTCTCTTATGCTCCATattgaaatttctaatttattagtaattcatcacaaagttttatataaaatatattttcaattaaaagcaTACCCTGAACAGTCAAAATTATAAAGCATGTGTAATTGCGAAGATTTAATTTAACACTATCTATTAATACAGAACATATAAGGCAAATATTTTGTAACTGACCTACATCATacttaaattttaaatgttatacAAGTCAATGTGACTGACAACATTACTATTAGTATAACATTTAATTCTTGATGTGAAATTTGGTGCAAACTCAAGTATTTTATTGTAGAAGAtactacatatataaattttcaaatacatacCTATAATCAGCCAGTTGATATCTTGTTCCTCCACTTGATCCTCCTCCAGTTGTACCCTCAGAGGACAAATTACGTATCCAATCTGGACCAAAATTCATTGAGTCAGTCATCCTAAAAACATAAACAACCTCAGTTCAACTCACTCTATCGTGCGAACGGgctatattatataaattaaattccaGAGCGCTGCAGTAGGAATATAGACATATGTGGACACATGAGTAAAATGTAAGTACACAAAAATGGAGGTAACTATTTTTAGACACAAAATAATAGTGGTACAATCTATTACCGGAAGTCACCAACAGAAAAAAacgataataattttcaattttttccataaatcatTGATAAAAAGTTCTTCACAAAGCATGAAGAGCAAGGCCCCAGGCATAGACTAGGTGGCACATTGATTTTCACGAGTAAACTACATTTGCATGAAAATATGTCTGTAAAACtgtcaaatataattattgcatttttgtaatcactaaattttttcgtagttttccttatatttttgcatttacctgaatatttttgttttacacTTGGTAAAATGCGAACAACATAAATGGCTGCAGAAAAATTGTAGGTTATCGCGCATGTGCTTTTATTCTAGGATCtcaaacgtcaaaaaaatttaaactccAAATTCCACTAAATCAAAAGTTATGTTcgaaattaatacaaaaaatgtttataaccaacaaaataaatttttatttattgtacaaCGTGTACAATATTTCAAACTATCTCGCAATGTAAACataacaagtttattttgacagtttttaatgcactatttaattattatctaattGAGAATAAATTACCAATAGAATTGTGAATgtgaaatagaaatttgttctgtGGATTATCCAATATTGGCTGGATTAATTAAAGAATATCAATACCATAAACATGCATTTAAATGTTGTCTATGGAGAAGGTCTCATCACATTTTAATGCAGTATGATAACCAATACATGCCAATATGTGTGTATGACTTTAGTAATTAGTTGTTAACATAActgaatttaaattaaatcaacCTACAGGGTTTTTGTCAACTATAGTCCGGGGTCAGGTAGATCACCTATCACATCAGTTGATTACTTAGAACAAGATTTTGATCAGTTTCCAAACGTCACATTCTgttttcggtggaaattttaaactcaaaatttaaccTACAACaacctttcatttttattactttagtttcgtgttttaattcattatttcattgtttttaaatatttatagagCTTAATTCAGTcatgtaaaaaagtttaaatgttttaataattacTATTGAACAGTGATCCGCAATTTAACAACAAGCATgtattttctataactttttaaaCCAATAAGCTATTTTATGTCGAAAAGCCAAAAAACTAGTGAGATCGCAAGCCTCCGTAATCTGTCAATTACGCTGCTCATAAGAATTAATCAAATATAACAAAGTAATGGGATTAATAACATTTAAggttcaaaaaatacaaaacaaaattccCCGTTTAGGAAATTAAAGTAATTGAAGTAATcaaagattaaaaatttccatagAAAAACGAACTATTTATTTCGATTAGTTTCCGAATGTCAGTGAACGTGATCCGGATTACCTTCTgataattcagatttttttatagtGGTTATATGTTCTGTGATTCAGGTTATGATCAGGTTAATCCAATTATAGTTTGGAAAAGTCCTAAAAACAAC from Diorhabda sublineata isolate icDioSubl1.1 chromosome 5, icDioSubl1.1, whole genome shotgun sequence encodes the following:
- the LOC130444480 gene encoding GRB10-interacting GYF protein 2 isoform X1, whose amino-acid sequence is MRDNLQFFCSHLCCSHFTKCKTKIFRMTDSMNFGPDWIRNLSSEGTTGGGSSGGTRYQLADYRYGREEMLALFDKNVKPPVSLSNFKCLYSDICLQPLALLPTTDEERGWQPRPNAVPPGPLRGRGGSLERGGRISRGRGYQYGRLTGGYDSGWGNGEQTEWSPRKEYINQRTTSDNWRRARNDEDDGWRSTNTSGPGRSSGHEKWGRSTSWRGEGDSEERTGPPERGGRTSWNDNRAPLARKSWESEDHLPEWATENPTEGGGTFDEKGAFHGSDDEQPEGKPHRKEMGLQKSTSQQHISTKSQPPPITSSKSTLSLVKDEETIHKKEVLEENQFKEIEDVSQNGNKKDHVEEKKKSDPSVPEKIDKTINVQERAKSEGPPKLTKNSDNPPVIPNGSVNEAPRPDDSDFERLQEDLVLKLVVDEEVPKQIPNNFEVSGVQPPPNLAAPTVVDKWFYQDPQGQMQGPFSNIEMAEWYKAGYFSNQLKVRRQCDERFFLLGELITLCGGVNPFLVNSRFPVLKNDITKVQPEPDIMQLQYLSQMAAFKQAQARLLTEPWTAISIQQQQELAAQRLILQQQQQQVSQDLQYLQQPPATNPLMHMINQMQQANKLPGQGLVDKQSQNIPGTLDPHLQLHMTNLLSMQNRLPTTALPNNLPAGLGNSIPGNIPQPEGLPTSISSLQTPSLNTGGIPIPGMQSNIPVSIGGNINMPRPTSRGSVEQISSNPSNDPITCLLKQLQQQKQPTPPQIDSLWQQNSFASNNSTPQWQSQTEAPPISMWELQNNSVPTAPSPPLTQSEKLQQALQPKPSKADKEKEQKQKEEVPAKELKKKKELEEKQAKKEAEEKRKQEQKRLEAEKKASEEKRKKEDERIKRELEKAKKEAEEKRMRELEEKRKLKEQRKAEEEAKKRSEEQKKLEEERIRQELKDRELRRLEEEKRLQQEQLRLAKAAPWTQANANMGLSLAEIQKAEREKKAIDAALHIQRIQEKEQQQQLQQEKNQPSQFNWANKPVEPRKVKSLAEIQAEEQEKLAKQAAETRLQKEKEPLPVVNNTSSSIWSNQNLTWASASTNWSASSGGFWDDSSSKQQQQQQGVHKPSTVSKNNSTNNISAAPKPQQQKPAKNVKTKKDESNKTNHNNNGPSTDDFMNWCYKTLSNISTNVDIPTFVTFLRDIESAFDVKEYCKEYLGDNNATHQFAVNFLEKRRSFKPRNNAHKDDMCSPAPAITPSLQHSTEFQEVKGKNKKIKKSKMLKVDARILGFNVTSAPDRINVGDRDYGDNS
- the LOC130444480 gene encoding GRB10-interacting GYF protein 2 isoform X2; this encodes MRDNLQFFCSHLCCSHFTKCKTKIFRMTDSMNFGPDWIRNLSSEGTTGGGSSGGTRYQLADYRYGREEMLALFDKNVKPPVSLSNFKCLYSDICLQPLALLPTTDEERGWQPRPNAVPPGPLRGRGGSLERGGRISRGRGYQYGRLTGGYDSGWGNGEQTEWSPRKEYINQRTTSDNWRRARNDEDDGWRSTNTSGPGRSSGHEKWGRSTSWRGEGDSEERTGPPERGGRTSWNDNRAPLARKSWESEDHLPEWATENPTEGGGTFDEKGAFHGSDDEQPEGKPHRKEMGLQKSTSQQHISTKSQPPPITSSKSTLSLVKDEETIHKKEVLEENQFKEIEDVSQNGNKKDHVEEKKKSDPSVPEKIDKTINVQERAKSEGPPKLTKNSDNPPVIPNGSVNEAPRPDDSDFERLQEDLVLKLVVDEEVPKQIPNNFEVSGVQPPPNLAAPTVVDKWFYQDPQGQMQGPFSNIEMAEWYKAGYFSNQLKVRRQCDERFFLLGELITLCGGVNPFLVNSRFPVLKNDITKVQPEPDIMQLQYLSQMAAFKQAQARLLTEPWTAISIQQQQELAAQRLILQQQQQVSQDLQYLQQPPATNPLMHMINQMQQANKLPGQGLVDKQSQNIPGTLDPHLQLHMTNLLSMQNRLPTTALPNNLPAGLGNSIPGNIPQPEGLPTSISSLQTPSLNTGGIPIPGMQSNIPVSIGGNINMPRPTSRGSVEQISSNPSNDPITCLLKQLQQQKQPTPPQIDSLWQQNSFASNNSTPQWQSQTEAPPISMWELQNNSVPTAPSPPLTQSEKLQQALQPKPSKADKEKEQKQKEEVPAKELKKKKELEEKQAKKEAEEKRKQEQKRLEAEKKASEEKRKKEDERIKRELEKAKKEAEEKRMRELEEKRKLKEQRKAEEEAKKRSEEQKKLEEERIRQELKDRELRRLEEEKRLQQEQLRLAKAAPWTQANANMGLSLAEIQKAEREKKAIDAALHIQRIQEKEQQQQLQQEKNQPSQFNWANKPVEPRKVKSLAEIQAEEQEKLAKQAAETRLQKEKEPLPVVNNTSSSIWSNQNLTWASASTNWSASSGGFWDDSSSKQQQQQQGVHKPSTVSKNNSTNNISAAPKPQQQKPAKNVKTKKDESNKTNHNNNGPSTDDFMNWCYKTLSNISTNVDIPTFVTFLRDIESAFDVKEYCKEYLGDNNATHQFAVNFLEKRRSFKPRNNAHKDDMCSPAPAITPSLQHSTEFQEVKGKNKKIKKSKMLKVDARILGFNVTSAPDRINVGDRDYGDNS
- the LOC130444480 gene encoding GRB10-interacting GYF protein 2 isoform X3, coding for MRDNLQFFCSHLCCSHFTKCKTKIFRMTDSMNFGPDWIRNLSSEGTTGGGSSGGTRYQLADYRYGREEMLALFDKNVKPPVSLSNFKCLYSDICLQPLALLPTTDEERGWQPRPNAVPPGPLRGRGGSLERGGRISRGRGYQYGRLTGGYDSGWGNGEQTEWSPRKEYINQRTTSDNWRRARNDEDDGWRSTNTSGPGRSSGHEKWGRSTSWRGEGDSEERTGPPERGGRTSWNDNRAPLARKSWESEDHLPEWATENPTEGGGTFDEKGAFHGSDDEQPEGKPHRKEMGLQKSTSQQHISTKSQPPPITSSKSTLSLVKDEETIHKKEVLEENQFKEIEDVSQNGNKKDHVEEKKKSDPSVPEKIDKTINVQERAKSEGPPKLTKNSDNPPVIPNGSVNEAPRPDDSDFERLQEDLVLKLVVDEEVPKQIPNNFEVSGVQPPPNLAAPTVVDKWFYQDPQGQMQGPFSNIEMAEWYKAGYFSNQLKVRRQCDERFFLLGELITLCGGVNPFLVNSRFPVLKNDITKVQPEPDIMQLQYLSQMAAFKQAQARLLTEPWTAISIQQQQELAAQRLILQQQQQQVSQDLQYLQQPPATNPLMHMINQMQQANKLPGQGLVDKQSQNIPGTLDPHLQLHMTNLLSMQNRLPTTALPNNLPAGLGNSIPGNIPQPEGLPTSISSLQTPSLNTGGIPIPGMQSNIPVSIGGNINMPRPTSRGSVEQISSNPSNDPITCLLKQLQQQKQPTPPQIDSLWQQNSFASNNSTPQWQSQTEAPPISMWELQNNSVPTAPSPPLTQSEKLQQALQPKPSKADKEKEQKQKEEVPAKELKKKKELEEKQAKKEAEEKRKQEQKRLEAEKKASEEKRKKEDERIKRELEKAKKEAEEKRMRELEEKRKLKEQRKAEEEAKKRSEEQKKLEEERIRQELKDRELRRLEEEKRLQQEQLRLAKAAPWTQANANMGLSLAEIQKAEREKKAIDAALHIQRIQEKEQQQQLQQEKNQPSQFNWANKPVEPRKVKSLAEIQAEEQEKLAKQAAETRLQKEKEPLPVVNNTSSSIWSNQNLTWASASTNWSASSGGFWDDSSSKQQQQQQGVHKPSTVSKNNSTNNISAAPKPQQQKPAKNVKTKKDESNKTNHNNNGPSTDDFMNWCYKTLSNISTNVDIPTFVTFLRDIESAFDVKEYCKEYLGDNNATHQFAVNFLEKRRSFKPRNNAHKDDMCSPAPAITPSLQHSTEFQEVKVRAKTRKSKNPKC